The genomic DNA ATTTTAAAAAATCTTATTATTGCTACAGGCTCTAGGCCACGGACATTGCCTGGACTAGAAATAGATGAGCAGCAAGTGCTATCTTCTGATGGCGCGCTCGCGATGGAGACATTGCCACAATCGATGATTATTGTTGGTGGCGGCGTTATCGGGATTGAGTGGGCATCCATGCTAAATGATTTTGGCGTTGATGTCACAGTTCTGGAATATGCAGAGCAAATCATTCCGACTGAAGACGAAGATATTTCGAAGGAAATGAAAAAGCTTTTGACGAAAAAAGGCGTTACGTTTGCGACAAGCGCAAAGGTGCTTCCGGAAACACTTGTCAAAAACGGTGATTCTGTTACGATTTCTGCTGAAATTAACGGCGAAATGAAGGTGTTTACAGCCGACAAACTACTTGTATCTGTTGGTCGTCAAGCGAATATTGAAGGGATAGGTCTCGACAATACAGACATTGAAATTGAAAATGGTGTAATTAAGACACGACCGACATTCCAAACAAAAGAGCATCATATTTATGCAATTGGTGATGTGATTGGAGGTTTACAACTAGCACATGTCGCTTCTCATGAAGGGATTGCGGCGGTTGAGCATATTGCGAATATGAAAAATGAGCCCATTGATTATACAAAAATTTCACGTTGTATTTATTCAAGCCCTGAAGCATCAAGCGTTGGACTGACAGAGCAGCAGGCAAAAGCGCAAGGCTTTCATGTTAAGATTGGGAAATTCCCATTCATGGCAATTGGTAAGGCGCTCGTCAATGGCAATTCAGATGGCTTTGTGAAAATTGTTGCGGATAAGTACACCGATGATATTTTAGGTGTTCATATGATTGGCGCCCATGTCACTGATTTGATTTCAGAAGCGGGACTTGCAATGGTACTCGATGCGACACCTTGGGAAGTCGCAAGTACAATTCACCCGCATCCATCACTTTCTGAAGTAATGGGCGAAGCGGCACTTGCGGTGGATGGTCAAGCAATCCATATGTAAAAGGGGGAACTATGAAATGGTGAAAACACGTCATGAAGAACTCGGTTTGACAAATGAAGACGTATTGCAAATTTTTGAAACGATGCTCATGGCTCGTCGAATTGATGAGCGTATGTGGCTATTAAACCGTGCAGGGAAAATTCCGTTTGTAATTTCTTGTCAAGGACAAGAGGCGGCACAAGCGGGTGCAGCTTATGCGCTTGATAAGGATAAAGACTGGATTGCACCGTATTATCGAGATATGGGCGTTGTGCTACATTTCGGCATGACACCAAAGGATTTGATGTTGTCGGCGTTTGCAAAAGCAGAAGATCCAAACTCGGGCGGGCGTCAAATGCCAGGTCACTTTGGACAACGTAAAAACCGCATTTTGACAGGGTCCTCGCCTGTAACGACACAATTGCCTCACGCGGTTGGCGTCGCACTAGCAGCGAAGATGAAGCAGGAAGATTTCATCACATTCGTCACGCTTGGTGAGGGATCTTCTAACCAAGGAGATTTCCATGAAGGTATGAACTTTGCAGGCGTTCATAAATTGCCGACAGTCATTATGGTTGAGAACAATAAATATGCGATTTCTGTACCGATTGAGAAGCAACTCGCTT from Sporosarcina sp. FSL K6-1522 includes the following:
- the lpdA gene encoding dihydrolipoyl dehydrogenase codes for the protein MAREYDVVILGGGTGGYVAAIRAAQLGLKTALVEKGHLGGTCLHKGCIPSKALLKSAEVFDTAKNKAAQFGVDTKEVTLDFSRVQARKEAIVKQLHGGVTALMKKGKIDVFEGLGRMLGPSIFSPMPGTISVEMNNGDENEMLILKNLIIATGSRPRTLPGLEIDEQQVLSSDGALAMETLPQSMIIVGGGVIGIEWASMLNDFGVDVTVLEYAEQIIPTEDEDISKEMKKLLTKKGVTFATSAKVLPETLVKNGDSVTISAEINGEMKVFTADKLLVSVGRQANIEGIGLDNTDIEIENGVIKTRPTFQTKEHHIYAIGDVIGGLQLAHVASHEGIAAVEHIANMKNEPIDYTKISRCIYSSPEASSVGLTEQQAKAQGFHVKIGKFPFMAIGKALVNGNSDGFVKIVADKYTDDILGVHMIGAHVTDLISEAGLAMVLDATPWEVASTIHPHPSLSEVMGEAALAVDGQAIHM
- a CDS encoding thiamine pyrophosphate-dependent dehydrogenase E1 component subunit alpha, whose amino-acid sequence is MVKTRHEELGLTNEDVLQIFETMLMARRIDERMWLLNRAGKIPFVISCQGQEAAQAGAAYALDKDKDWIAPYYRDMGVVLHFGMTPKDLMLSAFAKAEDPNSGGRQMPGHFGQRKNRILTGSSPVTTQLPHAVGVALAAKMKQEDFITFVTLGEGSSNQGDFHEGMNFAGVHKLPTVIMVENNKYAISVPIEKQLACENVSDRAIGYGMPGVTVDGTDPLEVYRVVKEATDRARRGEGPSLVETICYRLTAHSSDDDQRLYRDAEELENEKKLDPIPQFATYLKDLGILTDELESAMEERVMNEVNEATDYAENAPYAEPESALLHVYAEDGGND